From the genome of Methylomonas sp. UP202, one region includes:
- a CDS encoding PilT/PilU family type 4a pilus ATPase yields MDFKALLALMVEKRASDLFITAGRAPSMKVDGKVVEVSKGVLNSEQTMKLVLSVMSQRQRDEFENTKECQFALSVSELGRFRVSAFTQRDSAGMVLRRIETTIPTAEQLHLPPVLKDLIMYKRGLVMFVGATGTGKSTSLAALIRHRNENTSGHIISIEDPIEFIHPHQGCIVTQREVGLDTESFEVALKNTLRQAPDVILIGEVRTRDTMQHAITFAETGHLCVCTLHANNANQALDRILHFFPEEMHSQLFMDLSLNLRGIVAQQLVQRSDGKGRYPAIEILLNTPLVSDMIRKGEVHKLKELMKNSREHGMQTFDQALYDLYAAGKISYEDALHAADSRNEVRLMIKLGAENVNFEVKDMMLEENDDDGGALYK; encoded by the coding sequence ATGGACTTTAAAGCCTTATTGGCGCTGATGGTTGAGAAAAGAGCGTCCGACCTGTTCATTACCGCCGGCCGGGCGCCGTCGATGAAAGTGGACGGCAAGGTCGTCGAAGTATCCAAGGGTGTTTTGAACAGCGAACAAACCATGAAACTGGTGCTCAGCGTGATGTCGCAACGCCAGCGCGACGAGTTCGAGAATACCAAGGAATGCCAGTTCGCGCTGAGTGTCAGTGAATTGGGTCGCTTCCGGGTAAGCGCCTTCACTCAACGCGATTCGGCCGGCATGGTGTTACGCCGCATCGAAACCACGATTCCGACCGCCGAACAACTGCACCTGCCGCCGGTGCTGAAAGACTTGATCATGTATAAGCGCGGTCTGGTGATGTTCGTCGGCGCGACCGGCACCGGTAAATCGACATCGCTGGCGGCACTGATTCGGCATCGCAACGAAAACACCAGCGGCCACATCATTTCGATCGAGGACCCAATCGAGTTCATCCATCCGCACCAAGGCTGTATTGTGACGCAGCGCGAGGTGGGCCTGGATACCGAGTCCTTCGAAGTCGCGCTGAAAAACACCTTGCGGCAAGCGCCCGACGTGATCCTGATCGGCGAGGTACGCACCCGCGACACGATGCAGCACGCCATCACCTTCGCCGAAACCGGTCACTTGTGCGTTTGTACCTTGCATGCCAACAACGCCAACCAAGCGTTGGATCGGATTCTGCATTTCTTTCCGGAGGAGATGCATAGCCAATTGTTCATGGACCTATCGTTGAATCTGCGTGGTATCGTCGCCCAACAACTGGTGCAACGCTCGGACGGCAAGGGTCGCTATCCGGCGATCGAAATTCTGTTGAACACCCCGCTGGTGTCGGACATGATCCGCAAGGGCGAAGTGCATAAACTGAAGGAATTGATGAAGAATTCGCGCGAACACGGCATGCAGACTTTCGACCAAGCGCTTTACGATTTGTACGCAGCCGGTAAAATTAGCTACGAAGACGCGCTGCACGCCGCCGACTCCCGCAACGAAGTCCGCCTGATGATCAAACTGGGCGCCGAAAACGTCAATTTCGAGGTCAAGGACATGATGCTGGAAGAAAACGACGACGACGGAGGCGCGCTGTATAAATAA